The Primulina eburnea isolate SZY01 chromosome 13, ASM2296580v1, whole genome shotgun sequence genome includes a region encoding these proteins:
- the LOC140809887 gene encoding SAC3 family protein C isoform X1, translating to MAEKNPQTRQPIKARNLCSSSSSNSAKSQNSYKPFTNSKFSHTNSNSSRNSRNATTSNWENADNNVVKDDGGLQGFPTLVGTCPFMCPEEEMARREKLRDLAIFERLHGNPAKSSANLAVKKFCRTITTRDLKASDVRPVSVLEDTLNYLLNLLNSSECPFEVIHDFIFDRTRCIRQDLSMQNAMGDQVIHMYERMIKFHIISHHHLHRICSNPNISSMSHLNMEQLMKTLTTLFNLYEANRASQSICRNEAEFHSFYVLLHLGLNNHDSESLPLWFLHVPALIIKSKEMCFARKILRCYRLGNYKRFISTVEEEASNLQYCIVEPYVNEVRILALSCISYGGYKFQPYALSHLSKLLMMKESDVESLCLQCGLEIYTSGTEKGLSCAKPSVTHKPARGFEKYYPMNSERIERLFGELSA from the exons ATGGCTGAAAAGAACCCTCAAACCCGCCAGCCAATCAAAGCAAGAAACTTGtgttcttcttcttcctctaaCTCTGCCAAATCCCAGAATTCCTACAAACCCTTTACAAATTCCAAATTTTCACACACAAATTCTAATAGCTCGAGGAATAGCCGAAATGCAACCACTAGCAATTGGGAAAATGCTGATAATAATGTCGTTAAGGATGATGGTGGCCTTCAAGGATTTCCCACCTTAGTTGGAACGTGCCCTTTTATGTGCCCAG AGGAAGAGATGGCGAGGCGTGAGAAACTGCGAGATTTGGCTATCTTTGAGAGGCTTCATGGCAATCCTGCTAAAAGCTCTGCCAATCTTGCGGTTAAAAAG TTTTGCAGAACTATAACCACAAGAGATTTGAAAGCTTCTGATGTGCGGCCTGTCTCAGTGTTGGAGGACACTTTGAATTATCTACTCAACTTACTGAATTCTAGTGAGTGTCCTTTTGAGGTGATTCATGATTTCATCTTTGATAGGACAAGATGCATCAGGCAAGATCTTAGTATGCAGAATGCTATGGGTGACCAAGTGATTCATATGTATGAGAGAATG ATCAAGTTTCACATCATATCTCATCACCATCTTCATAGGATTTGTAGCAATCCAAATATTTCTTCTATGAGTCACCTCAACATGGAGCAGCTTATGAAAACTCTGACAACTTTATTTAATCTTTATGAAGCAAATCGAGCTTCACAATCTATATGCAGGAACGAAGCCGAGTTTCATTCGTTTTACGTGCTTCTTCATCTGGGTTTGAACAACCAT GATAGTGAATCTTTACCTTTGTGGTTCCTCCACGTTCCTGCACTAATCATAAAGTCAAAGGAGATGTGTTTTGCTCGTAAAATTTTAAG ATGTTATCGATTGGGCAATTACAAGCGGTTCATTTCTACTGTGGAAGAGGAAGCATCCAATCTGCAATACTGCATTGTTGAACCTTATGTCAATGAG GTGAGAATATTGGCATTGTCCTGTATCAGTTATGGAGGATACAAGTTTCAACCATACGCACTGTCCCACTTATCTAAACTCCTTATGATGAAG GAGTCAGATGTTGAATCCCTTTGTCTCCAATGTGGTCTTGAAATATATACTTCTGGAACCGAAAAGGGGCTCTCGTGTGCCAAACCATCAGTTACCCATAAGCCTGCGAGAGGCTTCGAGAAATACTATCCAATGAATTCAGAAAGAATAGAAAG GTTATTTGGTGAACTATCAGCATAG
- the LOC140809887 gene encoding SAC3 family protein C isoform X2: MARREKLRDLAIFERLHGNPAKSSANLAVKKFCRTITTRDLKASDVRPVSVLEDTLNYLLNLLNSSECPFEVIHDFIFDRTRCIRQDLSMQNAMGDQVIHMYERMIKFHIISHHHLHRICSNPNISSMSHLNMEQLMKTLTTLFNLYEANRASQSICRNEAEFHSFYVLLHLGLNNHDSESLPLWFLHVPALIIKSKEMCFARKILRCYRLGNYKRFISTVEEEASNLQYCIVEPYVNEVRILALSCISYGGYKFQPYALSHLSKLLMMKESDVESLCLQCGLEIYTSGTEKGLSCAKPSVTHKPARGFEKYYPMNSERIERLFGELSA, encoded by the exons ATGGCGAGGCGTGAGAAACTGCGAGATTTGGCTATCTTTGAGAGGCTTCATGGCAATCCTGCTAAAAGCTCTGCCAATCTTGCGGTTAAAAAG TTTTGCAGAACTATAACCACAAGAGATTTGAAAGCTTCTGATGTGCGGCCTGTCTCAGTGTTGGAGGACACTTTGAATTATCTACTCAACTTACTGAATTCTAGTGAGTGTCCTTTTGAGGTGATTCATGATTTCATCTTTGATAGGACAAGATGCATCAGGCAAGATCTTAGTATGCAGAATGCTATGGGTGACCAAGTGATTCATATGTATGAGAGAATG ATCAAGTTTCACATCATATCTCATCACCATCTTCATAGGATTTGTAGCAATCCAAATATTTCTTCTATGAGTCACCTCAACATGGAGCAGCTTATGAAAACTCTGACAACTTTATTTAATCTTTATGAAGCAAATCGAGCTTCACAATCTATATGCAGGAACGAAGCCGAGTTTCATTCGTTTTACGTGCTTCTTCATCTGGGTTTGAACAACCAT GATAGTGAATCTTTACCTTTGTGGTTCCTCCACGTTCCTGCACTAATCATAAAGTCAAAGGAGATGTGTTTTGCTCGTAAAATTTTAAG ATGTTATCGATTGGGCAATTACAAGCGGTTCATTTCTACTGTGGAAGAGGAAGCATCCAATCTGCAATACTGCATTGTTGAACCTTATGTCAATGAG GTGAGAATATTGGCATTGTCCTGTATCAGTTATGGAGGATACAAGTTTCAACCATACGCACTGTCCCACTTATCTAAACTCCTTATGATGAAG GAGTCAGATGTTGAATCCCTTTGTCTCCAATGTGGTCTTGAAATATATACTTCTGGAACCGAAAAGGGGCTCTCGTGTGCCAAACCATCAGTTACCCATAAGCCTGCGAGAGGCTTCGAGAAATACTATCCAATGAATTCAGAAAGAATAGAAAG GTTATTTGGTGAACTATCAGCATAG
- the LOC140809886 gene encoding transcription factor MYB33: protein MGHITGDESEDRVLSSDSPLSNDGDNFFRGSDGGVILKKGPWTTAEDAILIDYVKKHGEGNWNSVQKHTGLSRCGKSCRLRWANHLRPNLKKGAFTPEEERLIIELHAKMGNKWARMAVHLPGRTDNEIKNYWNTRIKRRQRAGLPLYPTEFFQHALPEKQQNRNSPGIFGGDEGCHDSVPSHGYETPDVMFDSLNMLPYRPEFPDIFASGSLVSGFGSPQFFSFLPQTVGLHKLTQELDEQMDFGGIAVNDAFPVDMARNDRCENKMSQSYGPCFPSDTNHTKQLWHFGVSPDTHFVSNDIFSASEPLEGAEKFELPSLQYQETNSGVWGLLPFEATPESLDSFIQSPLSGTQPSHCPSPRSSGLLEALLYEAKFISKSENQSSDKATSSTISQGAITYCSSLKAHSAEIKGIDPTSPSGNSTGSIFNGCSPADPIGTAMEEKMHASHVKSEVVNQSCFLDEDRKENLSLLDCSKSDAILGSCWLEQSGSSVKPCGRITDAIFLGDGLGSELKNMSSGTSGWGLGSCTWNYMPSANQMSDLQ from the exons ATGGGTCATATCACTGGGGACGAGTCTGAAGACAGAGTCCTCTCTAGCGATTCACCTCTGAGTAACGATGGTGATAACTTTTTCAGAGGTTCAGACGGGGGGGTTATTCTGAAGAAAGGTCCATGGACAACTGCTGAGGATGCAATTTTGATTGACTACGTGAAAAAGCATGGGGAAGGCAATTGGAATTCAGTTCAGAAGCATACGGGACTTTCACGGTGTGGTAAAAGCTGCCGCCTGAGGTGGGCCAATCATTTAAGGCCAAACCTGAAAAAGGGAGCATTCACACCAGAAGAAGAGCGACTAATAATTGAACTTCATGCTAAAATGGGAAACAAATGGGCACGGATGGCTGTGCAT TTGCCCGGACGGACAGACAATGAGATAAAGAATTATTGGAATACTCGAATAAAAAGACGTCAACGTGCCGGCTTACCTCTTTATCCAACTGAATTTTTCCAACATGCACTTCCAGAGAAACAACAAAACCGTAATTCACCTGGGATATTTGGTGGAGATGAAGGATGCCATGATAGTGTGCCAAGCCATGGCTATGAAACACCTGATGTCATGTTTGATAGTTTAAACATGTTACCGTACAGACCAGAATTTCCTGATATTTTTGCTAGTGGTTCACTCGTGAGCGGTTTTGGTTCTCCTCAGTTTTTTAGTTTTCTTCCCCAAACAGTTGGATTGCACAAACTTACTCAAGAACTTGATGAACAAATGGACTTTGGTGGCATTGCTGTTAATGATGCTTTCCCAGTTGACATGGCTCGAAATGATCGCTGTGAGAATAAGATGTCTCAATCCTATGGTCCCTGTTTCCCATCTGACACTAATCACACAAAACAACTGTGGCATTTTGGTGTCAGTCCGGATACTCATTTTGTGTCGAATGACATTTTCTCTGCTTCTGAGCCCTTGGAAGGTGCTGAGAAGTTTGAGCTCCCTTCACTCCAATATCAAGAAACCAATTCAGGTGTCTGGGGCTTGCTTCCTTTTGAAGCTACTCCTGAATCATTGGATTCTTTTATTCAATCTCCCTTATCTGGGACACAACCGTCACATTGCCCTTCTCCACGGAGTAGTGGCCTCTTAGAGGCTTTACTCTATGAGGCCAAATTTATAAGCAAGTCAGAGAATCAGTCTTCTGACAAGGCTACATCATCTACCATCAGCCAAGGGGCTATAACATACTGTTCTTCCTTAAAAGCACACTCCGCAGAGATCAAAGGTATTGACCCGACATCCCCATCAGGCAACTCAACAGGATCGATTTTTAACGGGTGCAGTCCTGCTGATCCCATTGGCACTGCAATGGAAGAGAAAATGCACG CAAGTCATGTGAAATCAGAAGTTGTCAACCAAAGTTGTTTCCTGGATGAAGATAGGAAAGAAAATTTGAGCCTTTTGGACTGCTCAAAGTCTGATGCTATACTTGGATCATGCTGGCTTGAGCAAAGTGGTTCTAGTGTGAAGCCATGTGGCCGCATAACCGATGCCATTTTTCTTGGCGATGGTTTGGGCAGCGAGTTGAAGAACATGTCTTCTGGAACTTCTGGTTGGGGACTTGGTTCTTGCACATGGAATTACATGCCATCTGCCAACCAAATGTCCGATCTTCAGTGA